The sequence below is a genomic window from Sorangiineae bacterium MSr12523.
TCCTTCCGACATCGAAGACGTACCCGAAGTTCGACCTGCATGAGACAGCGGCGCGCAGCATGCGGCGCGCCGCAGACGCGCGTGGAGGTCGACGATGAACGCAACTGCGCTCATCGCGCCCGCGCGCACCGTGGATACCGGAGGTCACCCGGCCGCTCGCGTTGAGCAAGGACGCGGATGGACGATGTACCTCGGCGACTGCCATGTCGTTCTGCCGCAGCTCGATCGCGTCGATGTGATCATCACCGATCCACCCTACTCGGCCACCGTTCACTCCAAATCGCGCCGCGGCGCGACGCTGCCCGACGTCAACGAGTTCGGGTGTCGGCATCATCGCGCGCGCGAGTTCGGGTTCGACGCCATCCGCCCTTGGGAGGTCGCGATCTCGTCCGCCTACTTCATGCGGCTCGCTCGCCGGTGGGTGCTCGTGTTCAGCGATGTCGAGCTCTCCCCCGTCTGGCGGGCGAAGTTGACCCGCGCGGGCGCGGAGCACATTCGCACGGGCGCATGGTGGAAGGTGGGCGGAACGCCGCAGTTCACAGGCGACCGTCCGGCTCCGGGGTTCGAGGCGATCAACATCGTGCATCCGCGCGGCCGCAAACGGTGGAACGGCGGGGGACACGCCGCATCGTGGGCGTGGCCGCCGGAGGAGCTCCCACACATTTTCAAGCACCCGATCGAGGCGAATCGCGCTGGCAATCGCCACGTCCGCCGGCATACCGCACAGAAGCCGCTGCCGCTGATGCTCGAACTGGTGGACGTCTTCAGCGACCCCGGCGAGACCGTCCTCGACGCTTACGCGGGATTCGCGACGACGGGCGTTGCGTGCCTTCGCCGCGGCCGACAATTCATCGGCATCGAGCGGGACGAAACGTCGTTCACAGACGCGGTGGCTCGCCTCCGC
It includes:
- a CDS encoding site-specific DNA-methyltransferase; translation: MNATALIAPARTVDTGGHPAARVEQGRGWTMYLGDCHVVLPQLDRVDVIITDPPYSATVHSKSRRGATLPDVNEFGCRHHRAREFGFDAIRPWEVAISSAYFMRLARRWVLVFSDVELSPVWRAKLTRAGAEHIRTGAWWKVGGTPQFTGDRPAPGFEAINIVHPRGRKRWNGGGHAASWAWPPEELPHIFKHPIEANRAGNRHVRRHTAQKPLPLMLELVDVFSDPGETVLDAYAGFATTGVACLRRGRQFIGIERDETSFTDAVARLRAEEMQSTHHAARSGQVALFGGGR